One Glycine max cultivar Williams 82 chromosome 4, Glycine_max_v4.0, whole genome shotgun sequence DNA segment encodes these proteins:
- the LOC102659386 gene encoding uncharacterized protein: MGCYKHRKLQFQELEELRFHACEKSKLYKQKVKIYHDKKLLKRNFQPGQQVLLFNSRLRLFPGKLKSKWSRPFIINEVKPYGVVVLEDPTTKRTWTTNGSRIKHCLGGNVERITTVIHLEEA; encoded by the coding sequence atggggtGTTACAAACACAGAAAGCTCCAATTTCAGGAACTAGAAGAATTGAGGTTTCATGCGTGtgagaagtccaagctctacaAGCAAAAAGTTAAGATTTATCATGATAAAAAGCTTTTGAAGAGAAATTTTCAACCTGGACAACAAGTGTTGTTATTCAATTCTAGACTGAGACTGTTTCCAGGTAAGTTGAAATCCAAGTGGTCTAGACCATTCATCATTAATGAAGTCAAGCCATATGGAGTTGTGGTGCTGGAGGATCCAACCACAAAAAGAACTTGGACAACTAATGGTAGTAGAATCAAGCATTGCTTAGGTGGTAATGTGGAAAGGATCACTACTGTGATTCATCTGGAGGAAGCCTAG